A genomic region of Microtus ochrogaster isolate Prairie Vole_2 chromosome 15, MicOch1.0, whole genome shotgun sequence contains the following coding sequences:
- the Arc gene encoding activity-regulated cytoskeleton-associated protein, with the protein MELDHRTTGGLHAYPAQRGGPAAKPNVILQIGKCRAEMLEHVRRTHRHLLTEVSKQVERELKGLHRSVGKLENNLDGYVPTGDSQRWKKSIKACLCRCQETIANLERWVKREMHVWREVFYRLERWADRLESMGGKYPVGSEPTRHTVSVGVGGPEPYCQEADGYDYTVSPYAITPPPAAGELPDQESVEAQQYQSWGSGEDGQPSPGVDTQIFEDPREFLSHLEEYLRQVGGSEEYWLSQIQNHMNGPAKKWWEFKQGSVKNWVEFKKEFLQYSEGTLSREAIQRELDLPQKQGEPLDQFLWRKRDLYQTLYVDAEEEEIIQYVVGTLQPKLKRFLRHPLPKTLEQLIQRGMEVQDGLEQAAEPSGTPLPTEDETEALTPALTSESVASDRTQPE; encoded by the coding sequence ATGGAGCTGGACCATAGGACGACCGGTGGCCTCCACGCCTACCCTGCCCAGCGGGGCGGGCCGGCAGCCAAGCCCAATGTGATCCTGCAGATCGGTAAGTGCCGAGCCGAGATGCTGGAGCATGTGCGGAGGACCCACCGGCACCTGCTGACCGAAGTGTCCAAGCAGGTGGAGCGAGAGCTTAAAGGGTTGCACAGGTCGGTGGGCAAGCTGGAGAACAACTTAGACGGCTATGTGCCCACCGGTGACTCACAGCGCTGGAAGAAGTCCATCAAGGCCTGTCTCTGCCGCTGCCAGGAGACCATCGCCAACCTGGAGCGCTGGGTCAAGCGTGAGATGCACGTGTGGCGGGAGGTCTTCTATCGCCTGGAGAGGTGGGCCGACCGCCTGGAGTCCATGGGCGGCAAGTACCCGGTGGGCAGCGAGCCGACTCGCCACACTGTCTCTGTAGGTGTAGGGGGTCCAGAGCCCTACTGCCAGGAAGCTGATGGCTATGACTACACTGTCAGCCCCTATGCCATCACTCCACCACCTGCTGCCGGAGAGCTGCCTGATCAGGAATCAGTGGAGGCCCAGCAATACCAGTCTTGGGGGTCAGGTGAGGATGGGCAACCAAGCCCTGGTGTGGATACCCAGATCTTCGAGGACCCACGGGAGTTCCTGAGCCACCTGGAAGAGTACCTGCGGCAGGTGGGTGGCTCCGAAGAATATTGGCTGTCCCAGATCCAAAACCACATGAACGGGCCAGCCAAGAAGTGGTGGGAGTTCAAGCAGGGCTCGGTGAAGAACTGGGTGGAGTTCAAGAAGGAGTTTCTGCAGTACAGTGAGGGCACGCTCTCCCGTGAAGCCATCCAGCGGGAGCTCGACCTGCCGCAGAAGCAGGGTGAGCCACTGGACCAGTTCCTCTGGCGCAAGCGGGACCTGTACCAAACACTGTATGTGGACGCTGAGGAGGAGGAGATCATCCAGTATGTGGTGGGCACCCTGCAGCCCAAGCTCAAGCGATTTTTACGCCACCCACTGCCTAAGACTCTGGAGCAGCTCATCCAGAGGGGCATGGAAGTGCAGGACGGCCTGGAGCAGGCAGCTGAGCCTTCTGGAACCCCACTgcccacagaagatgagaccgAGGCCCTCACACCTGCCCTTACCAGCGAGTCAGTAGCCAGTGACAGGACCCAGCCTGAATAG
- the Jrk gene encoding jerky protein homolog, translated as MASNQAATKGKGEKRKRVVLTLKEKIDICTRLERGESRKALMQEYNVGMSTLYDIKAHKAQLLRFFASSDSRQALEQRRTLHTPKLEHLDRVLYEWFLVKRAEGIPVSGPMLIEKAKDFYKQMRLTEPCVFSGGWLWRFKARHGIKKLDASSEKQVADHQAAEQFCGFFRSLAAEHGLSPEQVYSADETGLVWRCLPNSTPDAGTVPRFKQSKDRLTVLMCANATGSHRIKPLAIGKGGGPRAFRGIQHLPIAYKAQGNAWVDKEIFSDWFHHIFVPSVREHFRTIGLPEDSKAILLLDHSRAHSQESELVSENVFTIFLPASVTSLLQPTEQGIRRAFMRLFINPPVALQGFPTRHSMNDAIVNVACAWNAVPSQVFRRAWRKLWPTVTFTDGSSSEEDAECCSIKPHNKAFAHILELVKDGPSCSGPRLQNSRAEEQGVAGRDMGEAPSQATVQAEKDAVEDDEAAWEQAAASFEALVRFAEQQPCFTVQELGQLQALHTVFRRQQQLRQPRVALRAVIKLEALQEHPGVCVATARSSLPCSSTAGDN; from the coding sequence ATGGCCTCCAACCAGGCTGCAACCAAGGGCAAGGGAGAGAAGCGGAAGCGAGTGGTGCTGACCCTGAAGGAAAAGATTGACATCTGCACCCGACTGGAGCGCGGTGAGAGCAGGAAGGCCCTGATGCAGGAGTATAACGTGGGCATGTCCACTCTGTATGACATCAAAGCCCACAAGGCCCAGCTACTCAGGTTCTTTGCCAGCTCGGACTCTCGCCAGGCGCTGGAGCAGCGGCGCACGCTGCACACCCCTAAGCTGGAGCACCTGGACCGAGTGCTTTACGAGTGGTTCCTGGTAAAGCGGGCTGAGGGCATCCCCGTGTCAGGCCCCATGCTCATCGAGAAGGCCAAGGACTTCTATAAGCAGATGCGGCTGACAGAGCCCTGTGTGTTCTCCGGAGGGTGGCTTTGGCGCTTCAAGGCCAGGCACGGCATTAAAAAGTTAGATGCCTCTAGTGAGAAGCAGGTGGCCGACCACCAAGCTGCTGAGCAGTTCTGTGGCTTTTTCAGGAGCCTCGCAGCGGAGCACGGGCTGTCCCCTGAGCAGGTGTACAGCGCCGATGAAACCGGTCTTGTCTGGCGGTGCTTGCCGAATTCCACCCCGGACGCTGGTACTGTGCCCCGCTTCAAACAGAGCAAGGACAGACTGACTGTCTTAATGTGTGCCAATGCCACAGGCTCCCACAGAATCAAGCCCTTGGCCATTGGGAAGGGTGGTGGCCCCAGAGCCTTTAGAGGCATCCAGCACCTGCCTATTGCTTACAAGGCCCAGGGTAATGCCTGGGTAGACAAGGAGATTTTCTCAGACTGGTTCCATCATATTTTTGTCCCGTCAGTGAGAGAGCACTTCAGAACCATAGGCTTGCCTGAAGACAGCAAGGCAATTCTCTTGCTGGATCATTCACGGGCCCACTCACAGGAGTCCGAGCTCGTGTCGGAGAATGTCTTCACTATCTTCCTGCCTGCCAGTGTGACCTCCTTACTGCAGCCCACAGAGCAGGGCATTCGCCGAGCCTTCATGAGGCTCTTTATTAACCCTCCTGTGGCCTTACAGGGCTTCCCCACCCGCCACAGCATGAACGATGCCATAGTCAATGTGGCCTGTGCCTGGAATGCTGTGCCTAGCCAGGTCTTCCGGCGGGCCTGGAGGAAGCTGTGGCCCACGGTCACGTTCACTGACGGTTCCTCCTCTGAGGAGGACGCCGAGTGCTGCAGCATCAAGCCTCACAATAAGGCCTTTGCACACATCCTTGAGCTCGTCAAAGATGGGCCCTCCTGTTCTGGCCCCAGGCTTCAGAACAGCAGGGCTGAAGAGCAGGGGGTGGCGGGGAGGGACATGGGTGAGGCCCCGTCCCAGGCCACTGTGCAGGCAGAGAAGGACGCTGTTGAGGATGACGAGGCAGCCTGGGAGCAGGCAGCCGCCTCATTTGAGGCGCTTGTGCGCTTTGCGGAGCAGCAGCCGTGTTTCACcgtgcaggagctggggcagctgcaggcactgcacacagtgTTCAGGAGACAGCAGCAGCTGAGGCAGCCGCGTGTGGCACTCAGGGCCGTGATCAAGCTTGAGGCCCTTCAGGAGcaccctggtgtgtgtgtggctacaGCCCGCTCTTCCTTGCCCTGCTCATCCACGGCAGGTGACAACTGA